The following coding sequences are from one Bacteroidales bacterium WCE2008 window:
- a CDS encoding Glycosyltransferase involved in cell wall bisynthesis, with translation MRVLWFTHSSSNYPVRNGKYNGVGWVSSLETLMSGEVELGVCFVMAGQPAKVEEGGVTYYPVPDRSDTRFSRIKYLFIGEDSRYDGLVDDLVKVVEDFKPDIIEVFGSEHAYGLVAGRVRIPVLIHLQGILNACFKYYLPPDVSWGKYFRMSSGISGFLWKVYNWRHLNEACLREYDILSFTRYVAGRTSWDRTLSWMMNPNHRYYHCDEILRPEFYLAEPQTVMPENLKLVSTISEAPYKGADVILRTAALLKNWGRDFVWKVFGNVNAAFFEELTGIDADSVGVQFCGVVDAARLVEELRDAAIYVHPSYVENSPNSVCEAQMMGVPVIAADTGGVYSLIEDEVDGLLAYTGEEADFVEAIKLLWVDRGFAREIADAGRRRALKRHDRKAVVDGLLDIYKDVIRHYKMRLDLGTE, from the coding sequence ATGAGAGTACTCTGGTTTACTCATAGTTCTTCCAATTATCCTGTCCGAAACGGCAAATATAACGGCGTCGGGTGGGTGTCTTCCCTTGAGACGCTGATGTCCGGAGAGGTGGAGCTCGGAGTATGCTTTGTCATGGCCGGGCAGCCGGCCAAGGTTGAGGAAGGGGGCGTCACCTATTATCCCGTCCCTGACCGTTCTGATACCAGATTCTCCAGGATTAAATATCTTTTTATCGGTGAAGACTCCAGATACGACGGACTTGTCGATGACCTTGTCAAAGTCGTCGAGGATTTCAAGCCGGATATCATTGAAGTCTTCGGTTCGGAACATGCCTACGGCCTTGTCGCAGGAAGAGTCAGGATCCCGGTCCTTATCCATCTGCAGGGCATTCTCAATGCATGCTTCAAGTATTATCTGCCTCCTGATGTGTCCTGGGGCAAGTATTTCAGAATGTCTTCCGGAATCTCGGGATTCCTATGGAAAGTCTATAACTGGCGGCATCTGAACGAGGCCTGCCTTAGGGAATACGACATACTTTCATTTACAAGATATGTCGCCGGCAGGACTTCCTGGGACAGGACTCTGTCCTGGATGATGAACCCCAATCACCGTTACTACCATTGCGACGAGATACTGCGGCCTGAGTTCTATCTGGCCGAACCTCAGACAGTCATGCCTGAGAATCTCAAGCTTGTCTCCACCATATCGGAGGCGCCGTATAAGGGGGCGGATGTCATTCTCCGTACTGCAGCGCTGCTGAAGAACTGGGGCAGGGATTTCGTGTGGAAAGTATTCGGCAATGTCAATGCCGCTTTCTTTGAGGAACTGACCGGCATCGATGCTGATTCCGTGGGGGTGCAGTTCTGCGGTGTCGTGGATGCCGCAAGGCTTGTGGAAGAATTGCGTGACGCTGCGATATATGTCCATCCGTCCTATGTGGAAAACAGCCCGAACAGCGTATGCGAGGCCCAGATGATGGGAGTCCCGGTGATTGCGGCCGATACCGGCGGAGTCTATTCGCTTATAGAAGATGAGGTAGACGGCCTGCTGGCATATACCGGAGAAGAGGCGGATTTCGTCGAGGCTATCAAGCTGCTCTGGGTGGACAGGGGCTTCGCCCGGGAGATCGCCGATGCCGGAAGGCGGAGGGCGCTGAAGAGACACGACCGCAAGGCTGTCGTGGACGGTCTTCTGGACATATATAAGGACGTCATCAGACATTATAAGATGAGACTGGATCTCGGTACTGAATAG